Proteins from a genomic interval of Sphingopyxis sp. QXT-31:
- a CDS encoding SDR family NAD(P)-dependent oxidoreductase, whose protein sequence is MSNSRSVVVIGASGGIGGALRDALARARRHDVIFGFGRSLAAPMTLDITEEASVAASAALVRNSGAVPQMVFVASGVLHDSRHGPEKKLDDIDPGWMAHNFAVNAIGPALVAKHFLPIMPRSGRTVLAILSARVGSIGDNRSGGWHSYRASKAALHQLVRTLSIAEARRNPEALVIALHPGTVDTGLSAPFQRSLPAGQLTSPADAAAHLLRVIDQLTPPQTGRIFAWDGSEIIP, encoded by the coding sequence ATGAGCAATAGCAGGTCGGTCGTGGTCATTGGCGCTTCCGGCGGGATCGGCGGCGCTTTGCGCGATGCGCTGGCGCGTGCGCGGCGCCATGACGTCATCTTTGGATTTGGCCGGTCGCTCGCCGCGCCGATGACCCTCGATATTACCGAGGAGGCATCGGTGGCCGCCTCCGCCGCGCTGGTCCGCAACAGCGGCGCCGTTCCGCAGATGGTGTTCGTCGCGAGCGGCGTGCTTCACGATAGCCGGCATGGTCCAGAAAAAAAGCTGGACGACATCGATCCGGGTTGGATGGCGCATAATTTTGCCGTGAACGCGATCGGCCCTGCGCTGGTGGCGAAGCATTTTCTGCCGATCATGCCGCGCTCGGGACGAACCGTCCTTGCGATCCTGTCGGCGCGGGTCGGCAGCATCGGCGACAATCGATCGGGCGGCTGGCACAGCTACCGCGCGTCGAAGGCGGCGCTCCACCAACTGGTCCGCACGCTTTCCATCGCCGAGGCACGGCGCAATCCCGAGGCGCTGGTGATCGCGCTTCATCCGGGCACCGTGGATACCGGCTTGTCGGCGCCGTTTCAGCGATCGCTTCCGGCCGGCCAGCTCACCAGCCCGGCCGACGCCGCCGCGCATCTGCTGCGCGTGATCGACCAGCTGACGCCGCCGCAAACCGGCCGAATTTTTGCATGGGACGGAAGCGAAATTATCCCCTGA
- the gyrA gene encoding DNA gyrase subunit A → MTEENTPTPTPDDGISPINIVDEMKTSYLDYAMSVIVSRALPDVRDGLKPVHRRILYSAYESGYVAGKPYRKSARIVGDVMGKYHPHGDSSIYDALARMTQDWSMSVPLIDGQGNFGSMDPDPPAAMRYTESRLAKVAITLLDDLDKDTVDFQPNYDGSESEPTVLPARYPNLIVNGAGGIAVGMATNIPPHNLGEIIDATLAMIDRQLAGGEALTLEELMAIVPGPDFPTGAMMLGQGGARNAYSTGRGSIMMRSTHVIEEGRNDRQSIVLTSIPFQVGKSGLVEKIAEAARDKRIEGVADIRDETNREGVRVVIELKRDATADVVLNQLWRHTPAQSSFPANMLAIRGGRPEMMGLKDILSAFIEFREEVITRRCKYQLGKARDRAHILLGLVVAVSNLDEVVRIIRGSNSPAAAREALLAREWPIGEIAPYIRLVEAIEGEAEEGTSYRLSEVQVKAILDLRLHRLTALGRDEIGKELGELAAEIEELLSILADRVKLYGVMREELVAVRDEFAKPRRTIVAPAADGIDDEDLIEREEMVVTVTLDGYIKRTPLETFRAQRRGGKGRAGMATKDEDVVTNLFVTSTHTPVLFFSTAGKVYRMKVWRLPEGGPATRGRPMINLLPLATGETISTVLPLPEDEGEWGALHVMFATAKGNVRRNSMDAFTSIRTAGKIAMKFEGEDEDDRLIGVALLDEGDDVLLATRQGKAIRFAGNEVREFQSRDSTGVRGMRLAGGDEVISLSILHKVGTTSEEREAYLRAAPWKDNENEPTLPAERMAELAAREEFILTVCANGYGKLSSAYEYRRTGRGGQGITNIDNIARNGPVVASFPATKVHQLMLVTDQAKLIRMGLDSMRVIGRGSAGVRLFDVANDEHVVSAALIEDSDEDEGEDAPETPVTEAPSE, encoded by the coding sequence TTGACCGAAGAAAATACGCCTACGCCGACGCCCGACGACGGCATTTCGCCGATCAACATCGTCGACGAGATGAAGACGTCCTACCTCGATTACGCGATGAGCGTGATCGTCAGCCGCGCGCTCCCCGACGTGCGCGACGGCCTGAAGCCGGTGCACCGCCGCATCCTCTATTCGGCCTATGAAAGCGGTTATGTCGCCGGCAAGCCCTATCGCAAATCGGCGCGCATCGTCGGCGACGTCATGGGTAAATATCACCCGCACGGCGACAGTTCGATCTACGACGCGCTCGCCCGCATGACGCAGGACTGGTCGATGAGCGTCCCGCTGATCGACGGCCAGGGCAATTTCGGTTCGATGGATCCCGATCCGCCGGCGGCGATGCGCTACACCGAATCGCGCCTCGCCAAGGTCGCGATCACCCTGCTCGACGACCTCGACAAGGATACCGTCGATTTCCAGCCGAACTATGACGGGTCGGAAAGCGAACCGACCGTCCTGCCCGCGCGCTATCCCAATCTGATCGTCAATGGCGCCGGCGGCATCGCGGTCGGCATGGCGACCAACATCCCGCCGCATAACCTCGGCGAAATCATCGACGCGACCCTTGCGATGATCGATCGCCAGCTCGCGGGCGGAGAAGCGCTGACGCTCGAGGAACTGATGGCGATCGTCCCCGGTCCCGACTTCCCGACCGGCGCAATGATGCTGGGCCAGGGCGGTGCGCGCAATGCCTATTCGACCGGCCGCGGTTCGATCATGATGCGTTCGACGCATGTGATCGAGGAAGGCAGGAACGACCGCCAATCGATTGTTCTGACGTCGATTCCCTTCCAGGTCGGCAAGTCCGGCCTGGTCGAGAAGATCGCCGAGGCGGCGCGCGACAAGCGCATCGAGGGCGTCGCCGACATCCGCGACGAAACCAACCGCGAGGGCGTGCGCGTCGTGATCGAGCTGAAGCGCGATGCGACCGCCGACGTCGTGCTCAACCAGCTCTGGCGCCACACGCCGGCACAGTCGAGCTTCCCCGCGAACATGCTCGCGATCCGCGGCGGCCGCCCCGAGATGATGGGGCTGAAGGACATTCTTTCGGCCTTCATCGAGTTCCGCGAAGAGGTCATCACCCGCCGCTGCAAATATCAGCTCGGCAAGGCGCGCGACCGCGCGCATATCTTGCTCGGCCTCGTCGTCGCGGTCAGCAATCTCGACGAAGTCGTCCGCATCATTCGCGGCTCGAACTCGCCCGCCGCCGCGCGCGAAGCGCTGCTCGCACGCGAATGGCCGATCGGCGAGATTGCGCCCTATATCCGTCTCGTCGAGGCGATCGAGGGCGAGGCCGAGGAAGGCACCTCCTACCGCCTGTCCGAAGTCCAGGTGAAGGCGATCCTCGACCTCCGCCTCCACCGCCTCACCGCGCTCGGCCGCGACGAAATCGGCAAGGAACTCGGGGAGTTGGCGGCCGAGATCGAGGAACTGCTTTCGATCCTCGCCGACCGCGTCAAACTCTATGGCGTGATGCGCGAGGAACTCGTCGCGGTGCGCGACGAGTTCGCCAAGCCGCGCCGCACGATCGTCGCCCCCGCCGCCGACGGCATCGACGACGAGGATCTGATCGAGCGCGAGGAGATGGTCGTGACCGTCACTCTCGACGGCTATATCAAGCGCACGCCGCTCGAGACCTTCCGCGCCCAGCGCCGCGGCGGCAAGGGCCGCGCGGGCATGGCGACCAAGGACGAGGATGTCGTCACCAATTTGTTCGTCACCTCGACGCACACGCCGGTGCTCTTCTTCTCGACCGCGGGCAAGGTCTATCGCATGAAGGTGTGGCGCCTGCCGGAGGGCGGACCCGCGACGCGCGGCCGCCCGATGATCAACCTGCTGCCGCTCGCGACCGGCGAGACGATCTCGACAGTGCTCCCGCTGCCCGAGGACGAGGGCGAATGGGGCGCGCTGCACGTCATGTTTGCAACCGCAAAGGGCAATGTGCGTCGTAACAGCATGGACGCCTTCACCAGCATTCGCACGGCCGGCAAGATCGCGATGAAGTTCGAGGGCGAGGACGAAGACGACCGGCTGATCGGGGTCGCCTTGCTCGACGAAGGCGACGATGTCCTGCTCGCGACGCGCCAGGGCAAGGCGATCCGCTTCGCAGGCAACGAGGTGCGCGAATTCCAGAGCCGCGATTCGACCGGCGTGCGCGGTATGCGGCTTGCGGGCGGCGACGAGGTGATCTCGCTCTCGATCCTGCACAAGGTCGGCACGACCAGCGAAGAGCGCGAGGCTTATCTCCGTGCCGCGCCGTGGAAGGACAATGAGAACGAACCGACGCTGCCCGCCGAGCGGATGGCCGAACTCGCGGCACGCGAGGAGTTCATCCTCACCGTCTGCGCCAATGGCTATGGCAAGCTGTCCTCGGCCTATGAATATCGCCGCACCGGCCGCGGCGGCCAGGGGATCACCAACATCGACAATATCGCGCGCAACGGCCCCGTCGTCGCGAGCTTCCCCGCTACGAAGGTGCACCAGCTGATGCTCGTCACCGACCAGGCGAAGCTCATCCGCATGGGCCTCGATTCGATGCGCGTCATCGGCCGCGGCTCAGCGGGCGTGCGGCTGTTCGACGTCGCCAACGACGAGCATGTCGTCTCGGCGGCGCTGATCGAGGACAGCGACGAGGATGAGGGCGAAGATGCGCCCGAAACCCCGGTGACCGAGGCGCCGTCGGAATGA
- a CDS encoding DUF952 domain-containing protein encodes MTAPTAFKVLTAQQWADFERERVFRGAPVDIADGYIHLSTAEQLEATIAKYFAGHNGLMIAEIDLACLGDSVRWEPARGGDLFPHIYAELPMHAVIGLQKRD; translated from the coding sequence ATGACGGCGCCCACGGCCTTCAAGGTGCTCACCGCACAGCAATGGGCCGATTTCGAACGCGAACGCGTGTTCCGCGGCGCCCCGGTGGATATCGCCGACGGCTATATCCACCTCTCGACCGCCGAACAGCTCGAGGCGACGATCGCCAAATATTTCGCGGGCCATAACGGGCTGATGATCGCCGAGATCGACCTCGCCTGCCTCGGCGACAGCGTCCGCTGGGAACCTGCGCGCGGCGGCGACCTCTTCCCGCACATCTACGCCGAGCTGCCGATGCACGCGGTGATCGGGTTGCAGAAGCGCGACTGA
- a CDS encoding amidohydrolase family protein — translation MMRLLLTAALLASTTTLPAFAHDAAPAPAAASKPVPKEELLKPPADAAHYVVVSEAGKHGDQWRWQLADGRTAYRWSQELRGWITEMDQVTSFAPDGTVAATTVRGVTIAGDAAEEYRVTDGRATWKTANDSGEAPAGGWYIPAGGVGIAGAPLIDALAAAGDAGLSFLPSGKGRLTLAGTQTIQGPNGPKTVQLAFMHGILPSPLPVWLDEQKRYFADISYISTIPAGYEGALKQLRNAQEAATAEAVAGVAKRFLTPAAKAPVLFDNVQLFDADKGEFLTARAVLAADGKIAAIGAAGSLKAPAGGRVIDGKGKTLVPGIWDSHLHIGDDWDVLSNMANGITSFRSPGTTFDRAVEATKRRADGSLLMGEPFISVIIDRKDPLAAQGAEVVSSADEAVAAVRRVKDAGLWGVKFYTSMNPAWIAPAAAEAHRLGLHVHGHVPATMKPSEAVAAGYDELTHLNFVVMESMPREVIDKANTRQRMEGPARFFKDVDLDAPLMKGFVADLAAKKTIVDPTIVIFEGMLTQDGGKPHPAYAPYMGIVSPVIERSAFTSGGYPLVEGYTRDDYRKSYAKLVDLVGRLHKAGVPIVAGTDGWGIELIRELEIYKQAGFTPAEAIQSATILPARVVGADKRTGSIAVGKEADMVLVDGDASTDLGALRRVVTVVSDGYVMDADELRKAAGYSGRPK, via the coding sequence ATGATGCGCCTGCTTTTGACCGCCGCCCTGCTGGCCTCGACCACCACGCTTCCCGCTTTCGCGCATGACGCGGCCCCCGCCCCCGCGGCGGCGTCGAAGCCCGTTCCCAAGGAAGAATTGCTCAAGCCCCCCGCCGACGCGGCGCATTATGTCGTCGTTTCGGAAGCCGGCAAGCATGGCGACCAGTGGCGCTGGCAGCTTGCCGACGGCCGCACCGCCTATCGCTGGTCGCAGGAACTGCGCGGCTGGATCACCGAGATGGACCAGGTCACCAGCTTCGCCCCCGACGGCACGGTCGCCGCGACCACGGTGCGCGGCGTCACCATCGCGGGCGACGCCGCCGAGGAGTATCGCGTCACCGACGGCCGCGCGACGTGGAAGACCGCGAACGACAGCGGCGAGGCGCCCGCCGGGGGCTGGTATATCCCCGCGGGCGGCGTCGGCATCGCGGGCGCGCCGCTGATCGACGCGCTCGCCGCGGCGGGCGACGCCGGGCTTTCCTTCCTGCCCAGCGGCAAGGGCCGCCTGACGCTCGCGGGCACGCAGACCATCCAGGGGCCGAACGGCCCCAAGACCGTCCAGCTCGCCTTCATGCACGGTATCCTCCCCTCGCCGCTCCCCGTCTGGCTCGACGAGCAGAAGCGCTATTTCGCCGACATCAGCTATATCTCGACGATCCCCGCAGGCTATGAGGGCGCGCTCAAGCAGCTCCGCAACGCGCAGGAAGCCGCGACCGCCGAGGCCGTCGCCGGCGTTGCCAAACGCTTCCTCACCCCCGCCGCCAAGGCCCCGGTGCTGTTCGACAATGTCCAGCTGTTCGACGCCGACAAGGGCGAATTCCTCACCGCCCGCGCCGTGCTGGCAGCGGACGGCAAGATCGCCGCGATCGGCGCCGCGGGCTCGCTCAAGGCCCCCGCGGGCGGGCGCGTCATCGACGGCAAGGGCAAGACGCTCGTCCCCGGCATCTGGGACAGCCACCTCCACATCGGCGACGACTGGGACGTGCTGTCGAACATGGCGAACGGCATCACCAGCTTCCGCAGCCCCGGCACCACCTTCGACCGCGCGGTCGAGGCGACGAAGCGCCGCGCCGACGGCAGCCTGCTGATGGGCGAACCCTTCATCTCGGTCATCATCGACCGGAAGGACCCGCTGGCCGCGCAGGGCGCCGAGGTCGTCAGCAGCGCCGACGAAGCCGTCGCCGCGGTCCGCCGCGTCAAGGATGCGGGCCTCTGGGGCGTCAAATTCTACACCTCGATGAACCCCGCGTGGATCGCCCCCGCCGCCGCCGAGGCGCACCGGCTCGGCCTCCACGTCCACGGCCATGTCCCCGCCACGATGAAGCCCAGCGAGGCGGTCGCCGCGGGCTATGACGAGCTCACCCACCTCAATTTCGTCGTCATGGAATCGATGCCGCGCGAGGTGATCGACAAGGCGAACACGCGCCAGCGAATGGAGGGGCCTGCGCGCTTCTTCAAGGACGTCGACCTCGACGCGCCGCTGATGAAGGGCTTCGTTGCCGACCTCGCCGCGAAAAAGACCATCGTCGACCCGACGATCGTCATCTTCGAAGGCATGCTAACGCAGGACGGCGGCAAGCCCCACCCCGCCTACGCCCCCTATATGGGCATCGTCTCGCCCGTCATCGAACGGTCCGCGTTTACATCCGGCGGCTATCCGCTGGTCGAGGGTTATACGCGCGACGATTACCGCAAGAGCTATGCGAAATTGGTCGACCTTGTCGGCCGCCTGCACAAGGCGGGCGTGCCGATCGTGGCGGGCACCGACGGCTGGGGGATCGAGCTGATCCGCGAGCTCGAAATCTACAAACAGGCGGGCTTCACCCCCGCCGAGGCGATCCAGAGCGCCACCATCCTCCCCGCCCGCGTGGTCGGCGCCGACAAACGCACTGGCTCGATTGCGGTGGGCAAGGAGGCCGATATGGTGCTGGTAGACGGCGACGCATCGACCGACCTCGGCGCGCTGCGGCGTGTGGTGACGGTGGTCAGCGACGGCTATGTGATGGATGCCGATGAGTTGCGCAAGGCGGCGGGATATAGCGGGCGGCCGAAGTAA
- a CDS encoding PRC-barrel domain-containing protein: MAEKIEPTQLLIQSNKVDVMPVKTRDGDKLGSVYAYMINKRTGQTAYAILSIGGFLGMGKAYYPLPFSLLAFEPTSDAYVVTIDRRVLEGGPSWAANPPIFDQAYADRVASYYQVEREDLTLGGAAAVHPTGGLAG; this comes from the coding sequence ATGGCCGAAAAAATCGAACCCACCCAGCTGTTGATTCAATCGAACAAGGTCGATGTCATGCCCGTCAAGACGCGCGATGGCGACAAGCTGGGATCGGTATACGCCTATATGATCAACAAGCGGACCGGGCAGACCGCCTATGCGATCCTGTCGATCGGTGGGTTTCTAGGCATGGGAAAGGCCTATTATCCGCTGCCGTTCTCGCTACTGGCATTCGAACCGACGTCCGACGCCTATGTCGTCACGATCGACCGGCGCGTGTTGGAAGGTGGCCCGAGCTGGGCCGCCAATCCGCCGATCTTCGACCAGGCCTATGCCGACCGCGTCGCCAGCTATTATCAGGTCGAGCGCGAGGATTTGACGCTTGGCGGGGCCGCAGCGGTCCATCCGACCGGCGGATTGGCAGGCTGA
- a CDS encoding type 1 glutamine amidotransferase domain-containing protein yields MPDSKPLATRRILIMATDGFEQSELEVPLRRLDGAGADVDVASLEMGDITGWDEDDWGDEIDVDLKIADAKASDYDALVLPGGQINPDLLRVEESAVALIRDFAEAGKPIAAICHAPWLLVEAGLAKGRRMTSYKSIRIDVANAGAEVVDEEVVVDGNIITSRCPDDLPAFCDAIIEAVTEAAVPAE; encoded by the coding sequence ATGCCAGACAGCAAGCCCCTAGCAACGCGCCGCATCCTGATCATGGCCACCGACGGATTCGAGCAATCCGAACTCGAAGTCCCGCTGCGTCGGCTCGATGGGGCGGGCGCCGATGTCGATGTCGCGTCGCTCGAAATGGGTGACATCACCGGATGGGACGAGGACGACTGGGGCGACGAGATCGACGTCGATCTCAAAATTGCCGATGCGAAGGCGTCCGATTACGACGCGCTCGTCCTTCCCGGCGGCCAGATCAACCCCGATCTTCTGCGCGTGGAGGAGAGCGCAGTCGCGCTCATCCGGGATTTTGCCGAAGCCGGGAAGCCGATCGCCGCCATCTGTCACGCGCCCTGGCTGCTAGTCGAAGCCGGCCTCGCGAAGGGACGGCGAATGACCAGCTACAAGTCGATCCGCATCGACGTAGCGAACGCCGGTGCCGAGGTCGTCGATGAGGAGGTGGTCGTCGATGGAAACATCATAACGAGCCGCTGTCCGGACGATCTGCCCGCCTTCTGCGACGCCATTATCGAAGCCGTGACCGAGGCAGCCGTTCCGGCGGAATGA
- a CDS encoding peroxiredoxin: MKALMKFALPLSLGLSLVVLPAPLGAALQQGAKAPDFTLKAAQGGKEFSLSLKATLRGGPVVLYFFPAAFTPGCTVEANLFAEANGKFNQLGARVIGVTAGNIDRVAEFSRSECRDKFAVAADPGAKVAAQYDATMQRPDGSMLSSRTSYLIAPDGKILLAYTDNKPQAHVEKTMAAVRAWKGRRR, translated from the coding sequence ATGAAAGCCCTGATGAAATTCGCCTTGCCGCTCAGCCTTGGCCTGTCGCTGGTCGTGCTGCCTGCGCCGTTGGGCGCCGCGCTGCAGCAGGGGGCCAAGGCGCCCGATTTTACGCTGAAGGCCGCGCAGGGTGGCAAGGAATTCAGTCTGTCGCTGAAGGCGACGCTGCGGGGTGGTCCGGTTGTGCTCTATTTCTTCCCCGCCGCCTTCACCCCCGGCTGTACGGTCGAAGCGAATCTGTTTGCCGAGGCGAATGGCAAGTTCAACCAGCTCGGCGCGCGCGTGATCGGGGTGACCGCGGGCAATATCGACCGCGTCGCCGAATTCTCGCGCTCCGAATGCCGCGACAAATTCGCTGTGGCGGCCGACCCGGGCGCCAAGGTCGCAGCGCAGTATGACGCGACGATGCAGCGTCCCGACGGGTCGATGCTCTCGAGCCGCACGTCGTACTTAATCGCCCCCGACGGCAAGATTTTGCTGGCCTATACCGACAACAAGCCGCAGGCGCATGTCGAGAAGACAATGGCAGCGGTACGCGCGTGGAAGGGGAGACGGCGCTGA
- a CDS encoding glycine zipper 2TM domain-containing protein produces MFLLKKLALTALIGASAVAALPVEADARDRHHRHGYYRDHDRYSDYRRDYRRDYRRDYRRDYRERRYNCRRGSGTTGLIVGGAAGALLGREVDRYGDRLPGTIIGGAAGALIGREIDRGGRRC; encoded by the coding sequence ATGTTTCTGCTCAAGAAACTGGCTTTGACCGCATTGATCGGCGCCAGCGCCGTGGCGGCGCTGCCGGTCGAGGCCGATGCCCGCGACCGGCACCACCGCCATGGCTATTACCGCGACCACGACCGCTACAGCGATTATCGCCGCGACTATCGGCGTGATTACCGCCGGGATTATCGCCGCGACTATCGCGAGCGCCGCTATAATTGCCGCCGCGGCAGCGGCACGACCGGCCTGATCGTCGGCGGCGCCGCAGGCGCGCTACTCGGCCGCGAGGTCGATCGCTATGGCGACCGGCTGCCGGGGACGATCATCGGCGGCGCGGCGGGCGCGCTGATCGGGCGCGAGATCGATCGCGGCGGGCGTCGCTGCTGA
- a CDS encoding TauD/TfdA dioxygenase family protein, with protein MTLTIVPSGQSCGARVTGVDLTQPLDPATVAEIRAAWLDHHVLAFSGQEMSDDDLERFTGYFGGFGDDPFIKPIPGRQHVIAVRRRHDETAPLFAENWHSDWSFQARPPAGTCLLGITIPPVGGDTEFSNQHAALDAMPNALRAKIEGKQAIHSARAGYAPSGMYGANDKNRSMDIVSGEEALDTQLHPIIRKHPETGREGLFGCAGYIIGIDGMDDAEAIPLIVELLHWQGREEFRYTHKWEPDMLILWDNRSVLHRATGGYDGYDRLLHRTTIAAWDGG; from the coding sequence ATGACCCTGACCATCGTCCCCAGCGGCCAATCATGCGGCGCCCGCGTCACCGGCGTCGACCTGACCCAGCCGCTCGACCCCGCCACCGTCGCCGAAATCCGCGCCGCCTGGCTCGACCATCATGTCCTCGCCTTTTCGGGCCAAGAGATGAGCGACGACGATCTCGAGCGCTTCACCGGCTATTTCGGCGGTTTCGGCGACGATCCCTTCATTAAGCCGATCCCCGGCCGCCAGCATGTCATCGCCGTCCGCCGCCGCCACGACGAGACCGCGCCGCTCTTTGCTGAAAACTGGCACAGCGACTGGAGCTTCCAGGCCCGCCCACCTGCGGGCACCTGCCTGCTCGGCATCACCATCCCGCCGGTCGGCGGCGACACCGAATTTTCGAACCAGCACGCCGCGCTCGATGCGATGCCCAATGCTCTGCGCGCCAAGATCGAGGGCAAACAGGCGATCCACAGCGCGCGCGCGGGCTATGCCCCCTCGGGCATGTATGGTGCGAACGACAAGAACCGCAGCATGGACATTGTCTCGGGCGAGGAAGCACTCGATACCCAGCTCCACCCGATCATCCGCAAGCACCCCGAGACCGGCCGCGAGGGGCTGTTCGGCTGCGCGGGCTATATCATCGGCATCGACGGCATGGACGATGCCGAGGCGATCCCGCTGATCGTCGAGCTGCTCCACTGGCAGGGCCGCGAGGAATTCCGCTACACCCACAAATGGGAGCCCGACATGCTGATCCTGTGGGACAACCGCTCGGTCCTCCACCGCGCGACCGGTGGTTATGACGGGTACGACCGCCTGCTCCACCGCACGACGATCGCGGCTTGGGACGGGGGCTGA
- a CDS encoding host attachment family protein, which yields MPLPHDTLVLVADGRKALFLRNEGDKQQIDLRTAAHEEREDRKNSDIKTAPSGQSYAPAGTGLSGGTMGEPDFHQLEEDRFAKDVSAKINAMALAGEFDDLVVVAPARTMGELRQHWHKETQRRIAGEHVKEMTARPIGDIEALLIGEA from the coding sequence ATGCCGCTCCCCCACGACACGCTCGTCCTCGTCGCCGACGGCCGCAAGGCGCTGTTCTTGCGCAACGAAGGCGACAAGCAGCAGATCGACCTGCGCACCGCGGCGCATGAGGAGCGCGAGGATCGCAAGAACAGCGACATCAAGACCGCCCCCTCGGGCCAGTCCTATGCCCCCGCGGGCACGGGGCTGTCGGGCGGGACGATGGGCGAGCCCGACTTCCACCAGCTCGAGGAAGACCGCTTCGCCAAGGACGTCAGCGCAAAGATCAACGCGATGGCACTCGCGGGCGAATTCGACGACCTCGTCGTCGTCGCCCCCGCGCGCACGATGGGAGAGCTCCGCCAGCATTGGCACAAGGAGACCCAGCGCCGCATCGCCGGCGAGCATGTCAAGGAAATGACCGCGCGCCCGATCGGCGACATCGAGGCCTTATTGATTGGCGAAGCCTAG
- a CDS encoding lysoplasmalogenase: MSGTKGWDRARWLWWLALAGGISFFVAVFLRLGGPAIWAWKTTGVGFLALWAAANARGRDGWLIAAALGFGALGDYLLDAIGLEKGAVAFVIGHLIAIALYLMNRRPQLASSQRLLGWIAMPATLVIVWGMLSPQPGWWHAAVYSLFVAAMAAAAWTSRFPRYRTGIGAMLFLASDLFIFAGEGGVLSKDVTMWLVWPLYFGGQALIAWGVVSTLSAEARSRDAAA, encoded by the coding sequence ATGAGCGGGACAAAGGGCTGGGATCGGGCGCGGTGGCTGTGGTGGCTGGCGCTGGCCGGCGGGATCAGCTTTTTCGTCGCGGTGTTCCTGCGGCTCGGCGGGCCCGCGATCTGGGCGTGGAAGACGACGGGCGTGGGTTTCCTGGCGCTCTGGGCCGCAGCGAACGCGCGTGGGCGCGACGGCTGGCTGATTGCGGCGGCACTGGGGTTCGGGGCGCTTGGCGATTATCTGCTCGACGCCATAGGGCTCGAAAAGGGCGCGGTGGCTTTCGTGATCGGGCATCTAATCGCGATTGCGCTCTATCTGATGAACCGGCGGCCGCAGCTGGCGTCGTCGCAGCGGCTACTCGGCTGGATCGCCATGCCCGCCACGCTTGTCATCGTGTGGGGGATGCTGAGCCCGCAGCCGGGCTGGTGGCATGCCGCCGTCTATTCCCTGTTCGTCGCCGCGATGGCCGCGGCGGCATGGACCAGCCGCTTTCCGCGCTATCGCACCGGGATCGGCGCAATGCTGTTCCTCGCTAGCGATCTGTTCATCTTCGCGGGCGAGGGCGGCGTGCTGAGCAAGGACGTCACGATGTGGCTGGTCTGGCCGCTCTATTTCGGCGGACAGGCGCTGATCGCCTGGGGGGTGGTGAGCACCCTATCCGCAGAAGCGCGCAGCCGGGACGCCGCGGCCTAG